GCTGAAATCGCCGGAATCGACGACGTGCGCGCCGAGCTGCGCCCGGAGGACAAGGCGAGCATCGTAGCCGAACTCTCCTCCAAGACGCCGACGGCGATGATCGGTGACGGCATCAACGACGCGCCGGCACTGGCGGGCGCGACGGTGGGCATAGCGATGGGAGCGACTGGCTCCGACGCCGCGATCGAGTCCGCTGATGTCGCCTTCACCGGCCATGACCTCCGGCTGATCCCGCAGACTCTGCAGCACGCCCGCCGAGGCAGCAGGATCATCAACCAGAACATCGTGCTGTCTCTGGCCATCATCATCGTGTTGATGCCGCTGGCGATCAGCGGCATGCTGGGCCTGGCGGCCGTCGTGTTGGTTCACGAGGTCGCCGAAGTCATCGTGATCTTGAACGGCCTGCGGGCTGCGCAAGCGAAGCGCTGAGCCACACTTTCGCCCAGCGCGCTGGCTCTCCAACGCGGATCTTGGAAGGATCGAGCTGCTCAGGGAGCAAGCGACATCTCAAAACTTTTGATGCGGAGCTTCATCGACACGGCCCGCGACTACCTGGGCAGTGTGTTTGGCAAAGGGCCCCACACCCATCAGCGTTGCCGAGCCGTCGCCGGTCCAGTTGCCGTAACCGACTAGATGCAGATTCCCCACTTCAGGTTCGCGGCCGCGCATGAGGTGGCGGAATGGGCCGAGGGCCGGACGAAAACCAGTGCACCAGATCAGGTGGTCGTGGTCGAGCTCGTTCAAGCTATCGAAGATGGGGGTAGCGGTGAGCTGACCGGAGTTGCGGAGCTCACGTAGATGAGGAAGCGCAACAATGTCCCCGAGGTTCGGGCCGGAATCGCCGCCTAGAATCCGGCGGCGGCTGTTAAGAAAGAGATCGCGGCCATCGATGTCGTCAGGCATCCAGCGCGGTTGCTCACGTGTGTACCATGTGACCTCCGACGTCCCGATGAGATCCGCGGCGATCTGAGCACCCGAATTCGCCCCACCGACCACCGCGACCTTCGCACCGCGGAATGGTTCCGGCCCGGGGTAGATCGACGAGTGCCACTGGCGGCCACGGAAGGTGCCGGGATAGTGGGGCACGAAAGGCGCGGACCACGTGCCTGTGGCCGCGACAACGTGCTCCGCTGTGAACTGACCCGCAGACGTGTCCAGATGAAACACCCCACCATCACAAGACACGCTGCGGACGTGTACGGGGCGCCTAACTGGGATGTCGTAGCGCTGTTCGTAGTGTTCCAGGTAGTCGATGACATGGTGTGCCGGCGGATACCCCGGGTAGTGCGGCATAGGCCAGCCGGGCAGATTAGAGAACCCCGCGGCAGAGAAAAGCGTCAGCGAAGGCCATGCGTGCAACCATGCTCCGCCAGCTTCTTCCTGGTTGTCCAGGACCAGGAAATCCACTTTGAAGCGCCGCAGATAATAGGCCGTGGCTAAACCGGACTGGCCACCGCCGACGACGATGGCAGTGTGGTGCTCAGTCATTGGAGAGCACCGCCATTGCACCCGCAGGGACCTCAAGCGCCGCCTGACGGTCATTCTGGCGCGGGCCACCGCACGCAGGCGGGACAACACCGGCGGAGGCCACAATCTCCGCCACCATTCTGATGGACAAGCGCTTCATGCCCGCGAGTGTAGCCAGCGTCCCCCGAAAAACTGCAGAACCCGCAACACTCTTCTCGGGCCCAGTTGCAGTCGACTACCCGCTTTCCCATGCGCGGTCTCTCGATAGACTAACCACCATGGAACGTAGCTACGGGTGGGTGCACATCGACAACCCCGTCATCCAGAACGAGGCTACGGTTCGGTTTCACGGAGCCGGTTTATCGGCCACCGGAGTGCAATACGGAGAGGGTTACCAGGCAACCTGGGCACTAGAGGCCACGGAGAACTGGGCCACCCAGAATGTGACGGTGAACGTTGAAGGCGATGGTTGGGAGCGGAGCCTCAAACTCGTCAGGTCCGAGCAGGGCGTATGGTCGTCGCAGACCAAAGAAGAGGGGACCCCGCCAACAAATCTGCCCTCCCCCGGAATTGTTCGTTCAGCAGACCTGGAAGACGCGCTGGATTGCGACCTCGGCCTTTGCCCGCTCACGAACACGATGCCCATTCGCCGCTTGGGGCTTTTGGAAGCTCAGGTTCCTAAGACGCAACTCATCATGGCCTGGATTGATATGCCATCGCTAGAAGTGATCGCTTCGGACCAGTACTACAGCTCAATCGACTCTAAGACAGTCCGCTACGCAAGTGGAACACGTGGAGTCGATGTCGAATTAGAAGTGGACAGTGACGGAGTGGTCGTACATTACCCTGATCTCGCCCAGCGGGTCTGATTCAGGCGGCTCCGCTCAAGAGCACCTCGGGTTCGGGGTACGGTGGCACCCATGCGCATCTTCACCGTCGGCCACTCCAACCTTGAATTCGACGAGTTCGTGCGCATGCTTCAGGCAGCCGGGGTCGCGGCAGTCGTCGATGTGCGCAAGCTGACCGGTTCACGGAAGTACCCGTGGTTCAACGACGACTCCCTCACCCAGCGCCTCCCCACACACGGCATCGCCTACATGAAGAACGAGGGGCTGGCGGGGCGGCGCAACGTATCCAAGACGATCCCGTTCGAGGTCAACGCCCACTGGCAAAACCGCAGCTTTCACAACTACGCCGACCACGCCCTGGGTGAAGAATTCTCAACAGCATTGGAGAAACTGGGCCAGCACGCCGCTCACACGCCGACCGCCATCATGTGTTCCGAGGCGGTGTGGTGGCGCTGCCACCGCCGCATCATCACTGATCACCTCCTCGCCCACGGGGACGAGGTGGAGCACGTGATGGGGTTGGGGGCCGAAGGTGCGTCGATACGCAAAGCAACGCTTAACGACGGTGCCGTGGTCGGCGACGACCTCCTCGTGCGCTACCCCGCGCGGGAATAGCGCTTACACCAGGGGCCAGGGGTAAGGAAACTCGGACTGGGGCTCGGGCAACCACGGCAGGCGCACGATGCGTAAGGCGCGCGATTTCAACGCCGCCACCTCTTCCGGTGTCAACAATGACGCCACCTCCTCCGGCACTTCCCCCGTGAGCGGCTCGACCGCATCCACCAGCTCGGATGGGATCGCCTCGTGCGCGAAGTCCCAGATCACGGTGCGCAACTTCGGATCATGGTGAAAGCACAGTCCCTGGTCGATGCCCCACACGTGGTCAACGCGGTTCTCGTTTTGCGAGCGGGCGAGCAAAACATGGCCCGATTTACGGTCCGTGTTATTCACCAATAAGTCGAAAACAGCCATGCGCAGTAACTGGGGATGCAGGTCGGGGCGGGTCTCGTACAGCGGGAAATAGTGGGAGCCGTCGTTGTCCACGTAGTACTGCAACGACCCGACACCGAGCGGGCCCACCTCGCGCACCACCGTGGGCGGCACGATGTCCCAGCCCAGCCACGCGCTGAGCAGGTACGCAGCCCGCTCGCGCCGCCACAGCCCCGCCGGGAAATCGTGGAGGTAGCGCTCCCCCGCCTCAGGCTTGAAGATGCCCCAGCAGTAGTCCTCTCGGCCACCGTCGCGAGCTAGCGTGAGGTCCACAACCACCGTGAGGTTCGAGGACTCCGCGAGCTGGCCTACGAAACCGACCTCGCCGTGTTGAAGCAGTTCAAGCAGCTCATTCGCGGTCACAGCTCAAGCTCCGACACTGAGCACGGTTCCGCCGGGATCTGCTGGAACGCGCCCCACCCCCGTCCCGTGAAATGCGCCAACGCCGCCTTGATCGGGTCGGCGTGGGTGAAGCAGGCCACCGCCTCGCCCGGG
Above is a window of Corynebacterium sanguinis DNA encoding:
- a CDS encoding NAD(P)-binding domain-containing protein yields the protein MTEHHTAIVVGGGQSGLATAYYLRRFKVDFLVLDNQEEAGGAWLHAWPSLTLFSAAGFSNLPGWPMPHYPGYPPAHHVIDYLEHYEQRYDIPVRRPVHVRSVSCDGGVFHLDTSAGQFTAEHVVAATGTWSAPFVPHYPGTFRGRQWHSSIYPGPEPFRGAKVAVVGGANSGAQIAADLIGTSEVTWYTREQPRWMPDDIDGRDLFLNSRRRILGGDSGPNLGDIVALPHLRELRNSGQLTATPIFDSLNELDHDHLIWCTGFRPALGPFRHLMRGREPEVGNLHLVGYGNWTGDGSATLMGVGPFAKHTAQVVAGRVDEAPHQKF
- a CDS encoding putative glycolipid-binding domain-containing protein, with protein sequence MERSYGWVHIDNPVIQNEATVRFHGAGLSATGVQYGEGYQATWALEATENWATQNVTVNVEGDGWERSLKLVRSEQGVWSSQTKEEGTPPTNLPSPGIVRSADLEDALDCDLGLCPLTNTMPIRRLGLLEAQVPKTQLIMAWIDMPSLEVIASDQYYSSIDSKTVRYASGTRGVDVELEVDSDGVVVHYPDLAQRV
- a CDS encoding DUF488 family protein, which produces MRIFTVGHSNLEFDEFVRMLQAAGVAAVVDVRKLTGSRKYPWFNDDSLTQRLPTHGIAYMKNEGLAGRRNVSKTIPFEVNAHWQNRSFHNYADHALGEEFSTALEKLGQHAAHTPTAIMCSEAVWWRCHRRIITDHLLAHGDEVEHVMGLGAEGASIRKATLNDGAVVGDDLLVRYPARE
- a CDS encoding phosphatidylinositol kinase, which gives rise to MTANELLELLQHGEVGFVGQLAESSNLTVVVDLTLARDGGREDYCWGIFKPEAGERYLHDFPAGLWRRERAAYLLSAWLGWDIVPPTVVREVGPLGVGSLQYYVDNDGSHYFPLYETRPDLHPQLLRMAVFDLLVNNTDRKSGHVLLARSQNENRVDHVWGIDQGLCFHHDPKLRTVIWDFAHEAIPSELVDAVEPLTGEVPEEVASLLTPEEVAALKSRALRIVRLPWLPEPQSEFPYPWPLV